In a genomic window of Bacteroidales bacterium:
- a CDS encoding DEAD/DEAH box helicase family protein, whose protein sequence is MKNEAHARIKINKLLEEAGWRFFDNEQGKANILLENHVKITQTEVDAWGNDFEKVKSGSLDFLLVDSNNKPICVLEAKREDLHPLAAKEQARKYAKTVNAQFIILSNGIVHYLWDLEKGNPKPIYKFPSPNEIGAIKEWNPDREALANEIVDDDYIVTVQMPDYKERPAWNGSIENSKDFIWDNGLRFLRHYQKTAIHKLQEAVTNGKDRFLYEMATGTGKTLTSAAVIRLFLRTENARRVLFLVDRLELEDQAWKAFTNYLKPDYTTFIYKEHKSDWRKADIVVTTVQSLTFDNKYLYLFSPTDFDLIISDESHRSISGNSRAVFEYFHGYKLGLTATPKDYLKNVDINKVKENDPREIERRMLRDTYATFGCEGGDPTYRYSLIDGVKDGFLINPKVLDARTEITTQLLSDEGYAVAIPKEEGEETETFVSRDFEKKFFSEKTNRVFCKTFLENALHDPITNEIGKTLFFAVSQNHARKLTEILNEFAEELYPGKYKSDFAVQVTSQIDNAQQMTINFTNNNLNGKTNWLEGYKSSKTRICVTVGMMTTGYDCPDLLNLCMARPIFSPADFVQIKGRGTRKHTFEFKHKNELGEDEIIQHEKEYFKLFDFFANCEYFEEKFDYDEKLKLPKPRTKGGEGGGGGVDIDKYTSLRPDPLVMVKEQAIGYEGMRIDRELFKKFEDRIVMDDIIKKNVELGNWEHVISHIQSEIFDKPEEYFNLEKLRKAAKIDRKVSIREVVEKIFGIIPKFKSKDELLEEEFDKFISIYPPDEDVNVRALKYFFKAYVVDQDIREILKAKDFQALQTNATLPISEFKKVAPKYRKKVPEYIEDYINLELFAA, encoded by the coding sequence ATGAAGAATGAAGCTCATGCAAGAATAAAGATTAATAAACTGCTTGAAGAAGCAGGCTGGCGATTCTTTGACAATGAGCAAGGGAAAGCAAATATATTGCTTGAGAATCATGTAAAGATTACTCAAACGGAAGTTGATGCTTGGGGAAATGATTTTGAAAAAGTAAAATCAGGTTCATTAGATTTTTTACTGGTTGACAGCAACAACAAACCGATTTGTGTTCTTGAAGCAAAGAGAGAAGATTTACATCCTTTGGCAGCAAAAGAGCAAGCAAGAAAATATGCAAAAACCGTAAATGCTCAATTTATCATTTTATCAAACGGAATTGTTCACTATTTATGGGATTTGGAAAAAGGAAATCCAAAACCAATTTATAAATTTCCTTCGCCAAACGAAATTGGAGCAATAAAAGAATGGAATCCTGACAGAGAGGCATTAGCAAACGAAATTGTTGATGATGATTATATTGTTACCGTTCAAATGCCCGATTACAAAGAAAGACCGGCTTGGAACGGTTCTATTGAAAACAGCAAAGATTTTATTTGGGATAACGGACTTCGTTTTTTACGCCATTATCAAAAAACTGCAATTCATAAATTACAAGAAGCAGTTACAAATGGCAAAGACAGATTTTTATACGAAATGGCAACAGGAACAGGAAAAACCCTGACTTCTGCTGCGGTAATTCGTCTCTTTCTGCGAACTGAAAATGCAAGACGAGTTTTGTTTTTGGTTGACCGTTTGGAATTGGAAGACCAGGCATGGAAAGCTTTTACAAATTATCTGAAACCTGATTACACTACATTTATTTACAAAGAACATAAAAGCGATTGGAGAAAAGCGGACATTGTTGTTACAACTGTTCAATCTTTGACATTCGACAATAAATATCTTTATCTGTTTTCGCCTACCGATTTTGATTTGATAATTTCAGACGAATCTCACAGGTCAATTTCAGGAAATTCAAGAGCAGTTTTTGAATATTTTCATGGTTATAAATTAGGTTTAACAGCCACACCAAAAGACTATTTGAAAAATGTTGACATCAACAAAGTAAAAGAGAATGACCCAAGAGAAATAGAACGCAGAATGTTGCGTGATACTTATGCAACTTTTGGTTGTGAAGGTGGCGACCCGACTTATCGTTATTCGTTGATTGACGGAGTAAAAGACGGATTTTTAATTAATCCGAAAGTTCTTGATGCAAGAACGGAAATAACTACTCAACTTTTATCTGATGAAGGTTATGCGGTTGCTATTCCAAAAGAAGAAGGTGAAGAGACCGAAACTTTTGTTTCCCGTGATTTTGAAAAGAAATTTTTCTCAGAAAAAACAAACCGTGTTTTCTGTAAAACATTTTTAGAAAATGCCTTGCACGACCCGATTACAAACGAAATTGGTAAAACTTTGTTTTTTGCAGTTAGTCAAAATCATGCGAGAAAATTAACCGAAATATTAAACGAGTTTGCAGAAGAACTTTATCCGGGCAAATACAAATCTGATTTTGCAGTGCAAGTAACATCGCAAATTGATAATGCTCAACAAATGACTATCAATTTCACCAACAATAATCTGAACGGTAAAACAAATTGGTTAGAGGGTTACAAATCGAGTAAAACAAGAATTTGCGTTACAGTAGGTATGATGACAACAGGTTACGATTGCCCCGATTTATTAAATCTTTGCATGGCAAGACCTATTTTCAGTCCTGCCGATTTTGTTCAGATAAAAGGCAGAGGAACAAGAAAACACACTTTTGAATTTAAGCACAAAAACGAATTGGGCGAAGATGAAATAATTCAACACGAAAAAGAGTATTTCAAACTCTTTGATTTCTTTGCCAACTGCGAATATTTTGAAGAAAAATTTGATTATGACGAGAAATTAAAACTTCCTAAACCAAGAACCAAAGGCGGTGAAGGTGGTGGTGGCGGTGTTGATATTGACAAATACACAAGTTTACGCCCCGACCCATTGGTAATGGTCAAAGAACAAGCAATCGGTTATGAAGGAATGAGAATCGACCGTGAACTGTTCAAAAAGTTTGAAGACCGCATTGTTATGGACGACATTATTAAAAAGAATGTTGAACTTGGCAATTGGGAGCATGTAATTAGTCATATTCAAAGCGAAATATTTGATAAACCCGAAGAATATTTCAATTTAGAAAAACTGCGTAAAGCAGCTAAAATTGACAGAAAAGTTTCAATTCGTGAAGTGGTAGAAAAGATTTTTGGTATTATTCCGAAATTCAAATCAAAAGACGAATTATTGGAAGAAGAATTTGACAAATTCATTTCCATTTATCCGCCTGATGAAGATGTAAATGTAAGAGCATTAAAATACTTTTTCAAAGCTTATGTTGTTGACCAAGATATACGAGAGATTTTAAAAGCAAAAGATTTTCAAGCATTACAAACCAATGCAACTTTGCCGATTTCGGAATTTAAGAAAGTTGCACCAAAGTACAGAAAAAAAGTTCCCGAATATATTGAAGATTATATTAACTTAGAGCTGTTTGCAGCATAA
- a CDS encoding type II toxin-antitoxin system HigB family toxin — MERIFAKSTLREYWENHSDTEQYLKTWYDTAMSSDWKTPNDIKQTYAKASILKDSRIFFNIKGNSYRLVVKLNFEKQWIFIRFIGTHLEYDKIDANTI, encoded by the coding sequence ATGGAAAGAATATTTGCCAAAAGCACATTGAGGGAATATTGGGAAAATCATTCTGACACAGAACAATATTTAAAGACATGGTATGATACAGCAATGAGTTCGGACTGGAAAACACCCAATGACATAAAACAAACTTATGCAAAAGCAAGTATTTTAAAGGACAGCAGGATTTTTTTTAATATAAAAGGGAATTCATATAGACTGGTAGTAAAATTGAATTTTGAAAAACAATGGATTTTTATCCGGTTTATAGGAACACATCTAGAATATGATAAAATTGACGCAAACACAATTTAA
- the serC gene encoding 3-phosphoserine/phosphohydroxythreonine transaminase — translation MKKHNFYAGPSILPQEAIDETIKALQNFDGTGLTLASVSHRSKEFDAVMNDAVALFKELLDIPEGYSVLFLGGGASLQFAMIPFNLMRKKAMYINTGTWATKAVKEAKMFGEVIEIKGDDFFSIPKGYNVPDDIDYLHITTNNTIYGTELHEDLNVNVPLVADMSSDIFSRKINISKYAIIYGGAQKNLAPSGVAFVIIKNDILGKVEHKIPTMLNYQTHIDKNSMFNTPPVIPIFTALQTMKWVKANGGVEGMNKRNTEKADALYNEIERNKLFKGTVAKEDRSIMNICFVMNDEYKSLEAEFAEFAASRGMTGIKGHRSVGGFRASVYNALSIESVNALIDVMKEFEANH, via the coding sequence ATGAAAAAACATAATTTTTATGCAGGACCTTCAATATTGCCGCAAGAAGCAATTGATGAAACAATAAAAGCTTTACAAAACTTTGATGGCACAGGTCTTACTTTAGCATCGGTTTCTCACCGTTCAAAAGAATTTGATGCGGTTATGAATGATGCAGTTGCTTTATTCAAAGAACTGTTAGATATTCCGGAAGGATATTCAGTATTATTTTTGGGTGGGGGTGCAAGTTTACAATTTGCAATGATTCCTTTCAATTTAATGAGAAAGAAAGCAATGTATATTAATACCGGAACTTGGGCAACAAAAGCTGTCAAAGAAGCAAAAATGTTCGGTGAAGTTATTGAAATTAAAGGAGATGATTTCTTTTCGATTCCTAAAGGATATAATGTTCCTGATGATATTGATTATCTTCACATTACAACAAATAATACAATTTACGGAACTGAACTGCATGAAGATTTGAACGTTAATGTTCCTTTAGTTGCAGACATGTCTTCTGATATTTTCAGCAGAAAAATTAATATTTCAAAATATGCAATTATATACGGAGGAGCTCAAAAAAATCTTGCTCCTTCAGGTGTGGCTTTTGTTATAATTAAAAATGATATTTTGGGAAAAGTTGAACACAAAATCCCTACAATGTTAAATTATCAAACCCATATTGATAAAAATTCTATGTTTAATACTCCTCCTGTAATTCCTATTTTTACGGCACTTCAAACGATGAAGTGGGTTAAAGCAAACGGCGGAGTTGAAGGCATGAATAAAAGAAATACAGAAAAAGCAGATGCACTTTACAATGAAATAGAAAGAAATAAATTATTTAAAGGAACTGTTGCAAAAGAAGATCGTTCAATAATGAACATTTGTTTTGTAATGAATGATGAATATAAAAGTCTTGAAGCTGAATTTGCAGAATTTGCTGCTTCAAGAGGAATGACAGGCATTAAAGGACATCGTTCCGTAGGCGGTTTCAGAGCATCTGTTTATAATGCTTTATCAATTGAAAGCGTTAATGCTTTAATTGATGTTATGAAAGAATTTGAAGCAAATCATTAA
- a CDS encoding N-6 DNA methylase, producing MLDNTTKKRIDDCRDILVGKLPDPKSQIEQITIALIYKFMDDMDKESIELGGEAKFFSGDYAKYSWNSLFDAKVTATEMLKLYSESIESMEKNPNIPQLFRNIFKNAYLPYRDPETLKLFLKTIGEFEYTHSEKLGDAFEYLLSVMGSQGDAGQFRTPRHIIDFLVKAVDPGKTDTILDPACGTAGFLISAFKRIKEKNNNQLTPDERKKLIKNFIGYDISPDMVRLSLVNLYLHGFSDPHIFEYDTLTSEERWNENFDVVLANPPFMSPKGGIRPHKKFTVTSNRSEVLFVDYIAEHLNPNGRAGIIVPEGIIFQSGKAYKELRKMLVENYLYAVVSLPAGVFNPYSGVKTSILLMDKAIAKKSNKILFVKIENDGYNLGAQRNAIKGGQLGEAIELLGKYKEATNTRTEDEFIRELVAKYKIAHAVEKAKIAENGEFNLSGERYKNNKLISHYYKLIALGEIVEVKGGKRLPKGCKYSESITKHPYIRVADFGKKTINQSNLKYISESIHKGISRYTISSEDVFISIAGTIGLTGTVPSNLDGANLTENAAKLVIRDYSVISNIYLSNILSSDKVQEQIKSLTHAVGVPKLALSRIRTLKIPLPPLSVQEEIVAEIEGYQKIIDGAKMVVENYKPQIDIDPDWEMVELGEICKVKSGGTPSRNESKYWNGDIPWVKTGEINYEIIADTDEKITELGLKNSSASIIPNGTILMAMYGQGITRGKVAKLGIDASLNQACAALIIKTERLSSGYLFSILQSSYEKLREISDSRGGNQGNLSATVIKQFKIPLPPLETQKQIVAKIEKEQELVNSSKQLIEIFEQKIKDRIAKVWGE from the coding sequence ATGTTAGATAATACAACCAAAAAGAGAATAGACGATTGCAGGGATATTCTCGTAGGGAAACTTCCCGACCCGAAATCGCAAATTGAACAGATTACCATAGCTTTGATTTATAAGTTTATGGACGATATGGATAAAGAATCCATTGAGTTAGGCGGAGAAGCAAAATTCTTTTCGGGAGATTATGCCAAATACAGTTGGAACAGTCTTTTTGATGCAAAAGTTACAGCAACCGAAATGCTAAAATTATATTCGGAATCCATTGAAAGCATGGAGAAAAACCCGAATATTCCACAGCTTTTCCGCAATATTTTTAAAAATGCTTATTTGCCTTATCGTGACCCCGAAACGCTGAAACTGTTTCTGAAAACCATAGGCGAATTTGAATATACCCACAGCGAAAAGTTAGGAGACGCTTTTGAATATTTACTTTCGGTAATGGGAAGCCAAGGCGATGCAGGACAATTTAGAACACCACGCCATATTATTGATTTTTTGGTAAAAGCCGTTGACCCGGGCAAAACGGATACCATTCTTGACCCGGCTTGCGGAACAGCAGGTTTTTTGATTTCTGCTTTTAAAAGAATTAAAGAAAAAAACAATAACCAGCTTACACCTGACGAACGTAAAAAACTGATTAAAAACTTTATCGGTTACGATATTTCGCCCGATATGGTGCGACTCAGTTTGGTAAATCTTTATCTGCACGGTTTTTCTGACCCACATATTTTTGAATATGATACCTTAACAAGCGAAGAGCGTTGGAACGAAAACTTTGATGTAGTTCTTGCCAATCCGCCGTTTATGAGTCCGAAAGGCGGAATACGACCGCATAAAAAGTTTACGGTTACTTCTAACCGTTCGGAAGTGCTGTTTGTAGATTATATTGCCGAGCATCTAAACCCAAACGGAAGAGCAGGTATAATTGTTCCCGAAGGAATTATTTTCCAAAGCGGAAAAGCCTACAAAGAGCTGCGTAAAATGTTGGTTGAAAATTATCTGTACGCAGTAGTAAGTTTGCCCGCAGGTGTTTTTAATCCTTATTCCGGTGTAAAAACTTCCATTCTGCTAATGGATAAAGCCATTGCCAAAAAGAGCAATAAAATCCTTTTTGTAAAAATTGAAAATGACGGTTACAACCTCGGAGCACAACGAAATGCAATTAAGGGCGGACAGCTTGGCGAAGCTATTGAACTGCTTGGGAAATATAAGGAAGCCACGAATACACGAACGGAAGACGAATTTATTCGTGAATTAGTGGCTAAATATAAAATAGCCCACGCCGTTGAAAAAGCAAAGATTGCCGAAAATGGGGAGTTTAATTTAAGTGGGGAGAGGTATAAAAACAATAAGTTAATTAGCCACTATTATAAGTTAATTGCATTGGGTGAAATTGTTGAAGTTAAAGGTGGCAAACGGTTACCAAAAGGTTGTAAATATTCTGAAAGTATAACTAAACATCCATATATAAGAGTTGCTGATTTTGGAAAGAAAACAATAAATCAGTCAAATTTGAAATATATTTCTGAATCAATTCATAAAGGAATTTCAAGATACACAATAAGTTCAGAAGATGTGTTTATCTCAATAGCAGGAACAATTGGTCTTACAGGAACAGTACCAAGCAACTTAGATGGAGCTAATTTAACTGAAAATGCTGCTAAACTTGTTATTCGCGACTACAGTGTTATATCAAATATATATTTATCTAATATTTTGAGTTCTGATAAAGTTCAAGAGCAAATAAAAAGTTTAACTCACGCTGTTGGTGTCCCCAAACTTGCATTATCCAGAATTAGAACTTTAAAAATCCCCCTACCGCCCTTATCCGTTCAAGAAGAGATAGTAGCCGAAATAGAGGGCTACCAAAAAATAATAGACGGTGCAAAAATGGTAGTGGAAAACTACAAACCCCAAATTGATATTGACCCCGATTGGGAAATGGTGGAGTTGGGGGAGATTTGTAAAGTGAAATCAGGAGGAACACCAAGCAGAAATGAATCAAAATACTGGAATGGTGATATTCCTTGGGTTAAAACAGGCGAAATTAATTATGAAATAATTGCAGATACAGATGAAAAAATCACAGAATTAGGATTGAAAAACTCATCAGCAAGTATTATTCCCAATGGAACTATTCTTATGGCAATGTATGGTCAAGGAATAACAAGAGGAAAAGTTGCAAAGTTAGGTATTGATGCGAGTCTAAATCAGGCATGTGCTGCATTAATAATTAAAACCGAAAGACTTTCTTCTGGGTACTTGTTTTCGATATTACAAAGCAGTTATGAAAAATTACGAGAAATTAGTGATTCAAGAGGAGGAAATCAAGGCAATCTATCTGCAACAGTAATTAAACAATTCAAAATCCCCCTTCCCCCACTCGAAACTCAAAAACAAATCGTAGCCAAAATTGAAAAAGAGCAGGAGTTGGTCAATTCAAGCAAACAATTGATTGAGATTTTTGAGCAAAAGATAAAAGATAGAATTGCAAAAGTTTGGGGAGAATAA
- a CDS encoding GxxExxY protein, with protein MTSIIYKEESYQIIGKCMDVYNNLGAGFLEIVYKDALELEFKKADIPYEREKKYEVNYKGVILPHKFYADFVVFDKIILEIKGVAGIADEFTAQALNYLKVSGNKLALIVNFGELKLNYKRIVL; from the coding sequence ATGACAAGTATTATTTATAAAGAAGAAAGCTATCAGATAATAGGCAAATGTATGGATGTTTATAATAATTTAGGAGCGGGATTTTTGGAGATTGTTTATAAAGATGCTCTTGAATTGGAGTTTAAAAAAGCTGATATCCCATACGAAAGAGAAAAAAAATATGAAGTAAACTACAAAGGCGTTATTTTGCCGCACAAATTTTATGCTGATTTTGTGGTGTTCGACAAGATTATTTTAGAGATAAAAGGAGTTGCAGGCATAGCTGATGAATTTACAGCACAGGCATTAAACTACCTGAAAGTATCGGGCAATAAACTTGCTTTAATTGTAAATTTTGGAGAATTGAAATTAAATTATAAAAGAATTGTATTGTAA
- a CDS encoding tetratricopeptide repeat protein: MRKILLLTLLLIFGILNSFSQSEIIFDRTETQSFLIRYGQGENTYKNQIFTKLANSYNKPRNAVSFTFSYKLSRQVLRTGNQLEFIVNMSDIRLSGDNLYREFDISNALVPSKMSFKMQWLNGRNIINTYTFNDVSISDSYISLVNMTVTEAEQSVNISINLIDKVFKYSYDNMQLFNNTVDLVDNYYDENIVARNKIRKLNGMNISEDYLSHLQDLNQLFTLRDEANTYIEYTVNVKQKNFYKNLPIDTYDPSGIKNKLIAIEDKAETLRDICNDIIDNFDRIYYERGIEMLSQRKPDRADYFFNKSLEINPNFAPSHYQLARLYYNSGYVDKAVDKVFEIRSMNPDTETKLQTVELAKGIYSDFLLDAGELNNDRRYNDAIAILNRAAEICREFPEVHCRQNMDIEFSRAINGKYQAILNEIDVNLRNNNYKEAERIIGVALDFAQNNRTFISDNSAVADKISNLYFKYVENGNKYNYQSKFSKAINEFDNAARVCNGYREINCTNELEKGYFRARTGMYNSFIKQAENVFRSGNNSEAERYIDKAISFRKKYNLKQNAKEDRLFLDIKQSVYATLIDDGRKFSNAGNYKTALNKFDEADNLEKSFGLRSNPKLRTYITDAAKKMVLQTVDAGKNKVRVNNLTKARKLYNKAKSLVAKYNLGNNTIVKRELSDLKGQIFAQECINAQQAYDVYANEVQNLISAKKYIEADNKINQAFSHSDSYAQCEIDTRELRDKKDYISVAVNYLKKIIAVNDYLKRRNYKSAIENYIAAENYHKVQVISKYGIAHKPLFEFIQASYTDFIIYSVGFYNHNKEYNKALDLLRELSRRKVKSKYTKDMQTILGTDMATNDFGENSRGNLNSNIASYIAGDKFFKYFKKAYKKQWKRLD, encoded by the coding sequence ATGAGGAAAATACTACTTTTAACATTGTTACTAATTTTCGGTATTTTAAATTCTTTTTCCCAAAGTGAGATTATTTTTGACAGGACAGAAACGCAATCTTTTCTGATTAGATACGGACAAGGTGAAAACACATATAAAAATCAAATTTTCACTAAATTAGCTAATAGTTATAACAAACCTCGGAATGCCGTAAGTTTTACCTTCTCATATAAATTGTCAAGGCAAGTTTTAAGAACCGGAAATCAACTTGAATTCATAGTAAATATGTCAGATATCAGATTGTCAGGAGATAATTTGTATCGAGAATTTGATATAAGCAATGCTTTGGTTCCGAGTAAAATGTCTTTTAAAATGCAATGGTTGAACGGTCGCAATATTATTAATACTTATACTTTTAATGATGTTTCGATTTCTGACAGTTATATTTCTTTAGTTAATATGACAGTAACAGAAGCCGAACAAAGTGTAAACATCAGTATTAATTTGATTGATAAAGTTTTTAAGTATTCGTATGATAATATGCAACTGTTTAATAATACCGTAGATTTAGTTGACAATTATTATGATGAAAATATTGTTGCACGAAATAAAATCAGAAAGTTAAACGGAATGAATATAAGTGAAGACTATTTAAGTCATTTGCAAGATTTGAATCAATTATTTACTTTAAGGGATGAAGCAAATACTTATATTGAATATACCGTAAATGTAAAGCAAAAGAATTTTTACAAAAACTTACCGATTGATACTTACGACCCGAGCGGAATAAAAAATAAATTAATTGCAATTGAGGATAAGGCAGAAACATTAAGAGATATTTGTAATGATATAATTGATAATTTCGACAGGATTTATTATGAAAGAGGAATTGAAATGTTGTCGCAACGTAAACCTGACAGAGCAGATTATTTTTTTAATAAATCATTAGAAATAAATCCGAATTTTGCTCCTTCTCATTATCAATTGGCTCGTTTATACTACAACAGCGGCTATGTTGATAAAGCAGTAGATAAGGTTTTTGAAATCAGAAGTATGAATCCTGATACGGAAACAAAATTACAGACTGTAGAACTTGCAAAAGGTATTTACAGTGATTTTCTTTTAGATGCCGGAGAATTAAATAATGACAGAAGATATAACGATGCAATTGCAATATTAAACAGAGCAGCAGAAATATGCAGAGAATTTCCCGAAGTACATTGCAGGCAAAATATGGATATTGAATTTTCAAGAGCTATAAACGGAAAATATCAAGCAATTTTAAATGAAATTGATGTTAATTTAAGAAATAATAATTACAAAGAAGCAGAAAGAATAATAGGAGTTGCACTAGATTTTGCTCAAAATAACAGAACATTTATTTCTGATAATTCTGCCGTAGCCGATAAAATTTCAAATTTATATTTCAAATATGTTGAAAACGGAAATAAATACAACTATCAATCAAAATTTTCAAAAGCAATTAACGAATTTGACAATGCTGCTCGTGTTTGTAACGGTTACAGAGAAATAAATTGTACAAATGAATTAGAAAAGGGGTACTTCAGAGCCAGAACCGGTATGTATAATTCTTTTATAAAACAAGCCGAAAATGTGTTTCGTTCAGGAAATAATTCGGAAGCCGAAAGGTACATTGACAAAGCAATTTCATTCAGGAAAAAATATAATTTAAAACAAAATGCAAAAGAAGACCGATTGTTTTTAGATATTAAGCAGTCTGTTTATGCAACTTTAATTGATGACGGAAGAAAATTCTCAAATGCAGGAAATTATAAAACAGCATTAAATAAATTTGACGAAGCTGATAATTTAGAAAAAAGTTTCGGCTTACGTTCAAATCCTAAATTAAGAACATACATTACCGATGCTGCAAAAAAAATGGTGCTTCAAACTGTTGATGCCGGAAAAAATAAAGTTAGAGTTAATAATTTAACAAAAGCTCGTAAATTATATAATAAAGCAAAAAGCTTGGTTGCAAAATATAATTTAGGAAATAATACTATTGTTAAAAGAGAATTATCTGATTTAAAAGGACAAATTTTTGCTCAAGAATGTATTAACGCACAACAAGCATATGATGTTTACGCAAATGAAGTTCAAAATTTAATTTCAGCAAAAAAATATATTGAAGCAGATAATAAGATTAATCAAGCATTTTCTCACTCAGACAGTTATGCACAGTGCGAAATTGACACACGAGAGTTAAGAGATAAAAAAGATTATATTTCAGTTGCCGTTAATTATTTGAAAAAGATTATTGCGGTTAATGATTATTTAAAAAGAAGAAATTATAAATCGGCAATTGAGAATTATATTGCTGCTGAAAATTATCATAAAGTTCAAGTTATCAGCAAATATGGCATAGCACATAAGCCGTTATTTGAATTTATTCAAGCAAGTTATACCGACTTTATAATTTATTCGGTAGGTTTTTATAATCATAATAAAGAGTATAACAAAGCATTAGATTTGTTGAGAGAACTAAGCAGAAGAAAAGTTAAAAGCAAATATACGAAAGATATGCAAACAATTCTCGGAACTGACATGGCAACAAATGATTTCGGAGAAAATTCGAGAGGAAACCTAAATTCTAATATTGCAAGTTATATTGCCGGAGATAAGTTTTTTAAATACTTTAAAAAAGCATATAAAAAACAATGGAAAAGATTGGATTAG